The Culex pipiens pallens isolate TS chromosome 2, TS_CPP_V2, whole genome shotgun sequence DNA window aagtgcaccgttttcaagttaaatccatttttagggtgactttttgaaaaaagtcgcagtatTTCATTTTGCACTaacacatgtttgcacacttttgaaaaacaaaatttgtaatgctgagaaaattctctatattttgcttttttgaactttgttgatacgacccttagttgctgagataatgccatgcaagtgtttaaaaacaggaaaattgatgttttctaagtctcacccaaacaacccaccattttcttatgtcgatatctcagcaactaatggtccgatttacaatgttaaaatatgaaacattcgtgagattttccgatctttaaaaaaaaatattttcaaaatttttaaatcaagactgacattttaaaagggcgtaatctGGAATGTTGAAGAAATTGTTGCCAAAAAACGGGATGGCACTAAACATAGGAAATCCCATAGATAGCTTATAGGACGTTTTTGAGAAAAAGGTACAATTGCACTCGATGCGTCTTGAACACTTGACTTACAAAATTAAAGGAACCTTCacaattttacgattttaatctattgaaaaattaaaagacTGTGCGAgacatttaaaatccaaatagCCCTAAGGAATcccataaacatttaaaaatcataactttaaaataaaatccaatTCTTCGTTTTAAATGAGTTGTTGGGTTATGTTGAGCATCTGTGCCAATGTTGAgtaaatttgataaagattaatCCATTGCATTTATATTTAAGCCTAAAGCTGAGTTTAGACATTTATAGATCGCTAATTACTTTGCAGTATCAAGTTTTACATTTCTGGtctctttgacaaagttgtaaagcataaAATgtcatataatatttttttttcttttgggcaCATTTGAATGTGACCAGCGCTATCTGCAGACATAATCGTATACAAATTAGTTTCgccatatatatatttttttttgtatattttcctTGCATGCTCTACAGTTTACACTCTGGTATCAATCGGTAAATTTGGCTCAGAAGCTTGAAGTATCTTACACAGTAATTTAAATGATTGTATTATTACATTTGTGAATGGTGACAGACTTTGTGtcgaaaaatttgtaattttatattACGAAGTGgggaaattttcatcagtttttgctgaatttcacatttttacacattattttaggaaaaattactcaaaatgaggcaatattcaaccaaaaaaaaaatcaacctttcaaattcttttacttttttttttactttactttCAGCTTGTAACGcaaggttttttaaaatgtcccatattctgggaccttcataaattcaaaatcaaaatcaaatcaaatttttcgctctacagcattgccttggcgttctcgattgcgagattcctactcgaaactaggtgttcgaaggcttgattgttgaggcaattgcaaacctctttttacaccttagcttccatccaccccgggattcgaactgtcgacctttggattattagtccaactgcctaccagcgactccaccgagacaggacccagggagacgactcctacacctggactgagctaacgacctaacctttttaggttagtccggggccaacattcacttcccgtccgacggaaggcgtgatcagacaaatcttgtctcgaaaaatgccaccgggaccgtctgggatcgaacccaggccgactgggtgagaggcaatcacgcttacccctacaccacggttcccggcataatcatcataaattcataaatttttatttaactggaTTTGTTTTTAGTTGTACACGTAtggaggtcgtgagttcgatcctCGTACCCTGAtgatgtagtttttttttactcggaGAGGtctccagtttttgtttttactcAGTCCAAATACGGAAAAAAAAGACTGAACAACCTTTCTTTTCTTAAGTAACCTGGTAAAAGTGCTAAACTCAAACTTAATCACCTTATCATGGCCAACTGTCGTAGAAAAGACGTGGAAATggtttaatttattcaaatgatttttagtctagaataaaaaataaaagcaaataaaaaggaAGGAAAAACAGGGCCAAGGTCATCAGCCGCCTACTGTGTGGGTGAGGAGGTGTTCAACAGTTCCTACTATCGGACACATTTTTAAGGGATATTATTTCTGAATCATGGGAGCTTTGAGTATGACGGTTCGCTCTTCTGATTTATTGATTAATTACTGAGGAGAAAGAAGAACCTCCTCAAGATGGAATCTGAAAATAGCTGCTGGGTCGCGTTATGTTTGAAGGTCCGCGAGAAGATTAAGCTCAGAGGTGCGAGTTTCATGTTTTCATCACCATTTCCTCCTCACATTCACTTTCTCCtctgttgttgttggtgttgtttttacttTACGCGACGACGTAGGCCCGGCTCCAAACTGCAGACCTTTTGAGGAATTTGCCAAATTTGGAGAGCCTTCCTTGACactgagttgagttgagttgagttcgTTTCATACATACCTACATGCAAGTGAGAGGACCTTGGCCACGCTGCTTCCCGATTTGCCTCATTGTGAATGCGTCACGCCGTTGTGCGTGCAAAACAGCAAAAGCTGACTAAGTTTGTTCTGTTCTTTCTCTCATTGCAGCTTGATTctgtttgttgttgttctgtAAGCGCGGGTCGTCGTCAGGATGGAGGAGGACACGGAGTACAAAAAGTTGCCCATTGACGAGCGGTGCGTGCACAAGGTGTGGAAGGCCCGCGTGGATGGCTACGAGGAAGCGGCCAAGCTGTTCCGGACGATTGACGATGAAAAGTCTCCGGAATGGAACAAATATCTCGGCTTGATCAAGAAGTTTGTGACCGACAGCAATGCGGTAGCGCAGGAGAAGGGCCTGGAGGCGGCGCTGGTGTTTGTGGAAAACAGTGGCAATGCGGGCAAGACCGTGGGCGAAGTCATGGGCGGAATCATCACCAAGTGTATCGGCGCTCCGAAGGCCAAAACAAAGGACCTGGCGGTGCAGATTACGTTGATGTACGTTGAGATTGAACGGCATGAAGTTGTGCTGGAAGAGCTGCTCAAGGGCACGGACCAGAAGAACCCCAAAATTGTGGCGGCTTGTGTGGCCGCGGTGACACAGGCGTTGCGTGAGTTTGGCAGCAAAGTGATGAGCATCAAGCCGATCGTCAAAAAGCTTCCCGCCCTGCTGAGCGATCGTGACAAAGCGGTTCGTGATGAAGCCAAAACGCTCACCATTGAGATCTACCGCTGGATTGGGGCGGCGTTCAAGTCGCAGATTGCCTCGCTGCCGGCCGTTTTGCTGACCGAGCTGGAAGCGGAGTTTGAAAAGGTCAGCGGAGAGAAGGCCGTTCCGACGCGGTACCTCCGGTCACAGCAGGAGAAACAGATGCTGGCCGCGGTTGCCATCAGCAGTGGCGAGGTGGACGATGGCGCCGATGCCGATGAGGTCGATGAGGCCGAAGAGATCGACCCGATGGACCTGATCGACCCGGTTGACATCTTGTCCAAGCTGCCGAAggacttttatgaaaagttggAGGCGAAAAAGTGGCAGGAGCGGAAGGAATCGCTCGAGGCGTTGGAAGCGTTGCTGCAGAATCCTAAGCTGCAGCCGGGCGACTACGGCGATGTGGTTCGCGCCCTCAAGAAGGTCATCACCAAGGACTCGAACGTGGTGCTGGTCGCGCTCGGTGGCAAGTGTTTGGCCATGCTGGCCAAGGGGCTTGGCAAAAAGTTTAACACGTACGCCGGGGTGAGTCATCAACTGCACATTCAATgttcttcaattcttaattttctctctctctctctctcttttctccCCCGAACAGGCCTGCGTTCCGGCCGTGTTGGAAAAGTTCAAGGAAAAGAAGACGAACGTCGTGACGGCGCTGCGCGATGCGATCGACGCCATGTATCCGGCAACGACGCTCGAATCCATCCAGGAGGACATCCTGGAGGCGTTGGCCAACAAGAATCCTAACGTAAAGATGGAAACTGCATCATTCCTGGCGCGAGCCTTCTCCAAGACGGTACCGACGATACTCAACAAGAAGCTGCTGAAGGCGTTTGTGACGGCCCTGATTAAAACGCTGAACGAGTCTGATCCGGCCGTTCGAGATGCGTCCGCCGAGGCGCTCGGAACGCTGATGAAGCTGGTCGGCGAGAAGGCCATCGGTCCGTACATTGCGGAGGTGGACGCCCTCAAGCAGGCCAAGATCAAGGAATGCTGCGATAAGGCCGTAATCACGGTGAAGATTCCCGGTCCGAAAAAGGAGCGACCTGCTACGGCTCCACCCAAGACGAATGCCGGACCGGCTACCGGTGCGGTCAAGAAGGGTGGATCGACGGAGCCCAAACCGGTGGCGAGACCGGCCACGGCTGGAGTAAAGAAGCCAGCAGCCACGAAGAAAGCAGCAGCCGGCGGTGGAGGATCTGGCGTTGCCAAGTCCGCAAGCGCTTCCAAAGTCCTCCCAACAGAGCGAGACATGTCGCAGGAAGAGATCGACGACCGGGCCGCGGAGATTCTGCCCGCGGACGTAACTCAAGGCCTCGGAGATTCCAACTGGAAGACGCGACTGGCGGCGGTCGAATCCCTCACCGGAGTTATTGCCGACTTGGACCCGAAAGGTGGCCACTCCCAGGTGGTTCTGCGGACCCTCGCCAAGAAGCCCGGCCTTAAGGACACCAACTTCCAAGTGCTCAAGGGGAAGCTCGAGAACGTCCGAGCGGCGGTCGAAAGGCTTGGCATCACCGCAACGACGGCCGATTACATCATGAACGACATCACGGAGAAGCTGGGTGACGCCAAGAACAGCGGGCCGGCCGGACTGGCCCTGACGGCGATTGCCGAAGCCATCAAGCTGGAATATGCCGTGGCGAAGGTGATGGAATTTGCGTTCGAGCAAAAGTCGCCAAAAGTGCAGCAGGAAGCGCTAACCTGGGTCAACAATGCCATCAAAGAGTTTGGCTTCCAGGTCAACCCAAAGCTACTGCTCGAAGACTCCAAGAAGGCGGTGCAGAGCATAAATCCGGCCGTGCGAGCCGCCGGCATTACCCTGCTCGGAACGATGTACCTCTTCATGGGCAACACGCTGGCGATGTTCTTCGAGAACGAGAAGCCGGCGCTGAAGCAGCAAATTCAGACCGAGTTTGACAAGTGCGCCGGTCAGCGACCTCCGGCCCCAACCCGGGGACTGTCCAAGTGCGCAAGCAAGGCCTCGGTGGACGACCTCGATGAGTGAGTTAGAGATTCTTTGTGTTTCACTGTAAGGTTAGACTAATTTGTTTCTTTTATGGTTCTTCCAGCGATGGCGAGGTCGAAGAACAGCCGGCGATCAACATGAACGATCTGTTCCCACGCGTGGATATTTCGTCGCAGATTACGGAGGCTCTGTTGGCGGAAATTTCCGACAAAAACTGGAAGACCCGCAACGAGGGGCTTGAAAAGTTGAGGGCGATCATCGCCGAGGCGAAACTGATCAAGTCCAACCTGGGAGATTTGCCGCAGGTGTTAGCCCAGCGGTTGGTCGACAGCAATGCCAAGATTGCCCAGACTTCGGTGGAGCTTTGCCAGCAGATTGCGGTTGCGATGGGACCTCCGAGCAAGCAGTACGTGCGTGTTTGGTTCCCGGGCATTGTGAAAGGTCTTGGCGACAGCAAGGCGTTCATTCGGAGTGCGTGCATCACTTGTATCAACATCATGGGCGACCAGGCTGGCTATAAGGAGTTTTTCGAGAGTGAAATGATTGCCGATGCGCTGAAGACGGGCAGTCCGGCGCTCAAAACCGAAGTGTGGGGCTGGTTGGCAGAAAAGTTGCCCGGACTGCCGACCAAGAGCATCCAGAAGGACGAGTTGCACTCGTTGCTGCCTCATTTGTACGCCAACATCTGCGATCGTAATGCGGACGTGCGCAAGAATGCCAACGAAGCCGTGCTGGGAATCATGATCCACCTGGGCTACGAAGGCATGGTGAAAGCGCTCGACAAGCAGAAGCCCACCTCGAAGAAGGACATTCAGGCGGCGCTGGACAAGGCACGGCCAAACTTACCGGTCAAGCCACTTCCGAAGAACAAACAGCAAGCGCCGATCGTCGAGGAGCCGACGAAGGTGGTCCGCCCAGGAACGGCCAAGGTGCAAAAGGCAGCCGCGGGAGGAGCAGCCAAGGCAAATCCAGCTCCCACTTCCCGCAAGAAAGAGGAAGAGGTCGACACTTCACCGTTGCTGGCAATCAACAACATGAAGAGCCAACGCTTGCTGGACGAGCAAAAGCTAAAGGTTCTCAAGTGGACTTTCACAACTCCGCGGGAAGAGTTCACCGACCTGCTGAAGGAGCAAATGACATCGGCGAACGTCAACAAAGGCCTCATTGCGAACATGTTCCACGAAGACTTCCGCTATCATCTCAAGGTGATCGATGCCCTGATCGAGGATTTGCCTAAAAACGACAAAGGTTTGATCTGCAACCTCGACCTGATCATGAAGTGGCTCTCGCTACGTTTCTACGACACCAATCCGTCGGTACTGCTCAAGGGACTGGACTACCTCAACCTGGTCTTCCAGATGCTCATCGAGAGTCAGTACGTGCTGGCGGAGAACGAGGGCAGTTCTTTCGTGCCGCATCTCCTCACCAAGATCGGTGACCCGAAGGACGTCGTCCGCAACGGAGTTCGTTCGCTGCTGCGTCAAATTTGCCTGGTCTATCCCTTCGCGAAGGTGTTTGTCTTCATCATGGATGCGCTCAAGTCGAAGAACGCTCGCCAACGGGCCGAATGCTTGGACGAACTGGGCTATCTGATCGAAACGTACGGCCTGACGGTGTGTCAACCCACGCAACAGGTGATCAATACTATTCGGCTACTCTTCACACACCACCGATTCTAATTATAGCGCGTTCATCTCGTTTCAGGCGGCGCTCAAGGAGATTGCAAAACACATCTCCGATCGAGACAACTCGGTTCGCAACGCCGCGTTGAATACGGTCGTGCAAGCCTACTTCCTCGCCGGCGAAAAGGTCTACAAGCTGATTGGTCAACTGTCCGAAAAGGATCTGTCCATGCTGGACGAGCGCATCAAGCGGTCCAAGAAGACGGCTGCCGTGAAGAAACCTGCCACCATCGAAATCGTCAAGGTACCGTCCTCGGTGGAAGTGCACGCGCCCGACAGCGATCCCGTCGTCGTGGAGGAAGAAGATATTGTCGTCCCTCCCATGGAGCAGCCGGAAGAGGCCATCCCCGTCGTACGGtgagtgtttctttttctttttgcgAGAGTGTTTTACAAGTTTGAAGTGCACCGCGAGgctttttattaacttttcacCATTTGCCATTTTTTCATTGACCAACACCAAAAGTAAACGTAGATCGGTTGTGTTTAACGATACCATCAGATTCAATGATAGCACTTCGGGGCGGTTTAACGACGAGGTTGATGAAACGGGTCAAAACGCACACAAAAGACTGCGCGAAGAGCCGATCCTCAACAGTCCGGTTCCAACCAAGAAGTTAGTACTGTTCCTCCGAGGGAGCCCTCTCTGGAGTTTTCAGGTTTTAAACTGTTTCAGGGCGGGACAGGGCGAATTGGGTTTCTTGTTTCtcttttgtgtttgtttttggctATTGGTTTGTTATATTTGTgtgatttgaaattgttttaatttgtaCACAATTAAGACATAACTTGACTTTGTTACCGAAATCACCTTTCTCACATTTATAATTTGCAAGCTTTCAGAATTCCCAGAATGTCACAATTTATGAAATCAAGGCTTtgatgtcaatatttttttaagctcaaaagttgtacaaaatattaattttgaggccatgtggtttatgcacgatccTTTACTCATTCCCGCTTTGGCTGAACGGGACTTTAATCACTGACGAATTGACGTGCAACCAACAATTCAAATGTGACCGCATTTTTTCCCATCTTTCCCTTACTCACCCTCAAGGAGCCATTGCACTAaccaaactcgcactttttcgcgtttgatagtttgccaaactcgcgaacttgtttgcggcaaactcgcaaacaaggcaaaatgtatgcaggctgacttttgttaaaacaaattcaagcaaactgtcaaaaagagcgagtttgtttgtttgtttgccgtagtgtaatagctccttcagTGATCAGCGATTGTCAAACACGCGTTTTGACAGGGGCTGAGAAGCTTTCTGAAGCAACATAATttgtgcgattttttttttcgaaaaggttttattattattagggtgtttcaaccAAAGTAAAAAGCTCTCAGATTACGGCAAATCGAGGTTTCCTTTTGtggaggatacccatagggactttcatgctaaatatcagcccatttagTTGAGAATTGACCTGTCCCCAGTGGTTTAAAGTCAACATTGAAAttactatggatttttttttgcgtttcgtTCAATCGATCCTACAGGtcaggggacaacatggattcaatcggaataaagacaggtgtgtaggggatagTCACAAGgagaacacattccagaaggaataaGGGTTGCCTACTATGTGCCCAAGGTTCGCATTGGATCACGGCGGTGATTctagaatcaacgattcacccttcaaaagcATCGCATTGTCCTTAATATGCTATGCTATGAACAACTTGAATTCCTCTAGGATCCGACCTTCAATCTGCCTATTTTCGACCTACCTTCTAATTGGTTcaaatctcgaagcacgtgtCGAACATGTCAAACTCGAATTTGTCGATGGTGATCTTTTcctttctggattcgattgcatagtaaagggaaggtagtgtatcgtcacacgCTGGACCTTATCACCTTAGGGATGGCAACCTATGAAATGTTAACAATAAACGTAACATGTACACAGCAAGTTTAGAAAAAGCCCCTGAATCTGCTTTATGAATAAatccccgatactcttcatgggtcatggaaaaacattatttacttTTACACTGTTTACAAATACTCTTCAATTACGAAATCTAACATTACATTAAGTTGAGTATGCCGTTACACTTGATGAAATTTTCCTGAACATCGTGATACTTCACACCTTAtcgataaggctggtacaaatatttttaaaagtttttgtcaccccccccttcaaaattggcccgaaaaatcagggggcaaaaaaatatttttacaataaacttcaaaatttcaatgaaaattcaagtgcaaccaactgaaatcaaatttaaatacattctcctgcgtttaaa harbors:
- the LOC120423171 gene encoding protein mini spindles-like isoform X1: MEEDTEYKKLPIDERCVHKVWKARVDGYEEAAKLFRTIDDEKSPEWNKYLGLIKKFVTDSNAVAQEKGLEAALVFVENSGNAGKTVGEVMGGIITKCIGAPKAKTKDLAVQITLMYVEIERHEVVLEELLKGTDQKNPKIVAACVAAVTQALREFGSKVMSIKPIVKKLPALLSDRDKAVRDEAKTLTIEIYRWIGAAFKSQIASLPAVLLTELEAEFEKVSGEKAVPTRYLRSQQEKQMLAAVAISSGEVDDGADADEVDEAEEIDPMDLIDPVDILSKLPKDFYEKLEAKKWQERKESLEALEALLQNPKLQPGDYGDVVRALKKVITKDSNVVLVALGGKCLAMLAKGLGKKFNTYAGACVPAVLEKFKEKKTNVVTALRDAIDAMYPATTLESIQEDILEALANKNPNVKMETASFLARAFSKTVPTILNKKLLKAFVTALIKTLNESDPAVRDASAEALGTLMKLVGEKAIGPYIAEVDALKQAKIKECCDKAVITVKIPGPKKERPATAPPKTNAGPATGAVKKGGSTEPKPVARPATAGVKKPAATKKAAAGGGGSGVAKSASASKVLPTERDMSQEEIDDRAAEILPADVTQGLGDSNWKTRLAAVESLTGVIADLDPKGGHSQVVLRTLAKKPGLKDTNFQVLKGKLENVRAAVERLGITATTADYIMNDITEKLGDAKNSGPAGLALTAIAEAIKLEYAVAKVMEFAFEQKSPKVQQEALTWVNNAIKEFGFQVNPKLLLEDSKKAVQSINPAVRAAGITLLGTMYLFMGNTLAMFFENEKPALKQQIQTEFDKCAGQRPPAPTRGLSKCASKASVDDLDDDGEVEEQPAINMNDLFPRVDISSQITEALLAEISDKNWKTRNEGLEKLRAIIAEAKLIKSNLGDLPQVLAQRLVDSNAKIAQTSVELCQQIAVAMGPPSKQYVRVWFPGIVKGLGDSKAFIRSACITCINIMGDQAGYKEFFESEMIADALKTGSPALKTEVWGWLAEKLPGLPTKSIQKDELHSLLPHLYANICDRNADVRKNANEAVLGIMIHLGYEGMVKALDKQKPTSKKDIQAALDKARPNLPVKPLPKNKQQAPIVEEPTKVVRPGTAKVQKAAAGGAAKANPAPTSRKKEEEVDTSPLLAINNMKSQRLLDEQKLKVLKWTFTTPREEFTDLLKEQMTSANVNKGLIANMFHEDFRYHLKVIDALIEDLPKNDKGLICNLDLIMKWLSLRFYDTNPSVLLKGLDYLNLVFQMLIESQYVLAENEGSSFVPHLLTKIGDPKDVVRNGVRSLLRQICLVYPFAKVFVFIMDALKSKNARQRAECLDELGYLIETYGLTVCQPTQQAALKEIAKHISDRDNSVRNAALNTVVQAYFLAGEKVYKLIGQLSEKDLSMLDERIKRSKKTAAVKKPATIEIVKVPSSVEVHAPDSDPVVVEEEDIVVPPMEQPEEAIPVVRKRRSVVFNDTIRFNDSTSGRFNDEVDETGQNAHKRLREEPILNSPVPTKKPPEVVNPPSRPSGPFKLDENVIAEIECNWVKAEQHRKLDLPKIDVSFIYDSITVIPVRGVAYPEDKFQQLLARTLHRPISAHSRDYAMSPPSHLRSPAYGGGGSNKPKPTANLADALPKLDPNLLRIIRGIGSADVYTAHAAINELSDILESQEKQAVLRDYEEIYIQSILQQFKYLQQKPLAESLAMYQPLLHSIYSFFASKTLGKNLSVNTIKSLIAVLLGLMADNKLGGSTDDAQFTKVVNGICLKILDRTNFTNLNCALIRLLKESCQTSCLPKFTDLLMKCIWRNVKVIPDRLPDLDYDAVLLEVHEFMLALPSIWWQQRPSDTPLRTVKTIIHNMTKIKGNTILQHLNKIPSHSELNTYILRILKNLNKESSSAATVATANNQHAAAVANSNSENNNTQHRHGSRPVHETHEEVSNIFKLISNTDTSQEGLAKLHEFKSRNADVDILPFLKGASVSFQKYIIDGLAELDAKNQGLGDGNNKAMAGNRVAASTINPDYWMERLNSLMTKTNPGQPNSATVNGQYSDNKITDENLNVNQLQQPKVNLLRKEVGGGLGSGLTVPMGGGGVGGVGGGNSGSISLHRRELLAQKLEQIKQQK
- the LOC120423171 gene encoding protein mini spindles-like isoform X3 — protein: MEEDTEYKKLPIDERCVHKVWKARVDGYEEAAKLFRTIDDEKSPEWNKYLGLIKKFVTDSNAVAQEKGLEAALVFVENSGNAGKTVGEVMGGIITKCIGAPKAKTKDLAVQITLMYVEIERHEVVLEELLKGTDQKNPKIVAACVAAVTQALREFGSKVMSIKPIVKKLPALLSDRDKAVRDEAKTLTIEIYRWIGAAFKSQIASLPAVLLTELEAEFEKVSGEKAVPTRYLRSQQEKQMLAAVAISSGEVDDGADADEVDEAEEIDPMDLIDPVDILSKLPKDFYEKLEAKKWQERKESLEALEALLQNPKLQPGDYGDVVRALKKVITKDSNVVLVALGGKCLAMLAKGLGKKFNTYAGACVPAVLEKFKEKKTNVVTALRDAIDAMYPATTLESIQEDILEALANKNPNVKMETASFLARAFSKTVPTILNKKLLKAFVTALIKTLNESDPAVRDASAEALGTLMKLVGEKAIGPYIAEVDALKQAKIKECCDKAVITVKIPGPKKERPATAPPKTNAGPATGAVKKGGSTEPKPVARPATAGVKKPAATKKAAAGGGGSGVAKSASASKVLPTERDMSQEEIDDRAAEILPADVTQGLGDSNWKTRLAAVESLTGVIADLDPKGGHSQVVLRTLAKKPGLKDTNFQVLKGKLENVRAAVERLGITATTADYIMNDITEKLGDAKNSGPAGLALTAIAEAIKLEYAVAKVMEFAFEQKSPKVQQEALTWVNNAIKEFGFQVNPKLLLEDSKKAVQSINPAVRAAGITLLGTMYLFMGNTLAMFFENEKPALKQQIQTEFDKCAGQRPPAPTRGLSKCASKASVDDLDDDGEVEEQPAINMNDLFPRVDISSQITEALLAEISDKNWKTRNEGLEKLRAIIAEAKLIKSNLGDLPQVLAQRLVDSNAKIAQTSVELCQQIAVAMGPPSKQYVRVWFPGIVKGLGDSKAFIRSACITCINIMGDQAGYKEFFESEMIADALKTGSPALKTEVWGWLAEKLPGLPTKSIQKDELHSLLPHLYANICDRNADVRKNANEAVLGIMIHLGYEGMVKALDKQKPTSKKDIQAALDKARPNLPVKPLPKNKQQAPIVEEPTKVVRPGTAKVQKAAAGGAAKANPAPTSRKKEEEVDTSPLLAINNMKSQRLLDEQKLKVLKWTFTTPREEFTDLLKEQMTSANVNKGLIANMFHEDFRYHLKVIDALIEDLPKNDKGLICNLDLIMKWLSLRFYDTNPSVLLKGLDYLNLVFQMLIESQYVLAENEGSSFVPHLLTKIGDPKDVVRNGVRSLLRQICLVYPFAKVFVFIMDALKSKNARQRAECLDELGYLIETYGLTVCQPTQQAALKEIAKHISDRDNSVRNAALNTVVQAYFLAGEKVYKLIGQLSEKDLSMLDERIKRSKKTAAVKKPATIEIVKVPSSVEVHAPDSDPVVVEEEDIVVPPMEQPEEAIPVVRLADALPKLDPNLLRIIRGIGSADVYTAHAAINELSDILESQEKQAVLRDYEEIYIQSILQQFKYLQQKPLAESLAMYQPLLHSIYSFFASKTLGKNLSVNTIKSLIAVLLGLMADNKLGGSTDDAQFTKVVNGICLKILDRTNFTNLNCALIRLLKESCQTSCLPKFTDLLMKCIWRNVKVIPDRLPDLDYDAVLLEVHEFMLALPSIWWQQRPSDTPLRTVKTIIHNMTKIKGNTILQHLNKIPSHSELNTYILRILKNLNKESSSAATVATANNQHAAAVANSNSENNNTQHRHGSRPVHETHEEVSNIFKLISNTDTSQEGLAKLHEFKSRNADVDILPFLKGASVSFQKYIIDGLAELDAKNQGLGDGNNKAMAGNRVAASTINPDYWMERLNSLMTKTNPGQPNSATVNGQYSDNKITDENLNVNQLQQPKVNLLRKEVGGGLGSGLTVPMGGGGVGGVGGGNSGSISLHRRELLAQKLEQIKQQK
- the LOC120423171 gene encoding protein mini spindles-like isoform X2; translated protein: MEEDTEYKKLPIDERCVHKVWKARVDGYEEAAKLFRTIDDEKSPEWNKYLGLIKKFVTDSNAVAQEKGLEAALVFVENSGNAGKTVGEVMGGIITKCIGAPKAKTKDLAVQITLMYVEIERHEVVLEELLKGTDQKNPKIVAACVAAVTQALREFGSKVMSIKPIVKKLPALLSDRDKAVRDEAKTLTIEIYRWIGAAFKSQIASLPAVLLTELEAEFEKVSGEKAVPTRYLRSQQEKQMLAAVAISSGEVDDGADADEVDEAEEIDPMDLIDPVDILSKLPKDFYEKLEAKKWQERKESLEALEALLQNPKLQPGDYGDVVRALKKVITKDSNVVLVALGGKCLAMLAKGLGKKFNTYAGACVPAVLEKFKEKKTNVVTALRDAIDAMYPATTLESIQEDILEALANKNPNVKMETASFLARAFSKTVPTILNKKLLKAFVTALIKTLNESDPAVRDASAEALGTLMKLVGEKAIGPYIAEVDALKQAKIKECCDKAVITVKIPGPKKERPATAPPKTNAGPATGAVKKGGSTEPKPVARPATAGVKKPAATKKAAAGGGGSGVAKSASASKVLPTERDMSQEEIDDRAAEILPADVTQGLGDSNWKTRLAAVESLTGVIADLDPKGGHSQVVLRTLAKKPGLKDTNFQVLKGKLENVRAAVERLGITATTADYIMNDITEKLGDAKNSGPAGLALTAIAEAIKLEYAVAKVMEFAFEQKSPKVQQEALTWVNNAIKEFGFQVNPKLLLEDSKKAVQSINPAVRAAGITLLGTMYLFMGNTLAMFFENEKPALKQQIQTEFDKCAGQRPPAPTRGLSKCASKASVDDLDDDGEVEEQPAINMNDLFPRVDISSQITEALLAEISDKNWKTRNEGLEKLRAIIAEAKLIKSNLGDLPQVLAQRLVDSNAKIAQTSVELCQQIAVAMGPPSKQYVRVWFPGIVKGLGDSKAFIRSACITCINIMGDQAGYKEFFESEMIADALKTGSPALKTEVWGWLAEKLPGLPTKSIQKDELHSLLPHLYANICDRNADVRKNANEAVLGIMIHLGYEGMVKALDKQKPTSKKDIQAALDKARPNLPVKPLPKNKQQAPIVEEPTKVVRPGTAKVQKAAAGGAAKANPAPTSRKKEEEVDTSPLLAINNMKSQRLLDEQKLKVLKWTFTTPREEFTDLLKEQMTSANVNKGLIANMFHEDFRYHLKVIDALIEDLPKNDKGLICNLDLIMKWLSLRFYDTNPSVLLKGLDYLNLVFQMLIESQYVLAENEGSSFVPHLLTKIGDPKDVVRNGVRSLLRQICLVYPFAKVFVFIMDALKSKNARQRAECLDELGYLIETYGLTVCQPTQQAALKEIAKHISDRDNSVRNAALNTVVQAYFLAGEKVYKLIGQLSEKDLSMLDERIKRSKKTAAVKKPATIEIVKVPSSVEVHAPDSDPVVVEEEDIVVPPMEQPEEAIPVVRPPEVVNPPSRPSGPFKLDENVIAEIECNWVKAEQHRKLDLPKIDVSFIYDSITVIPVRGVAYPEDKFQQLLARTLHRPISAHSRDYAMSPPSHLRSPAYGGGGSNKPKPTANLADALPKLDPNLLRIIRGIGSADVYTAHAAINELSDILESQEKQAVLRDYEEIYIQSILQQFKYLQQKPLAESLAMYQPLLHSIYSFFASKTLGKNLSVNTIKSLIAVLLGLMADNKLGGSTDDAQFTKVVNGICLKILDRTNFTNLNCALIRLLKESCQTSCLPKFTDLLMKCIWRNVKVIPDRLPDLDYDAVLLEVHEFMLALPSIWWQQRPSDTPLRTVKTIIHNMTKIKGNTILQHLNKIPSHSELNTYILRILKNLNKESSSAATVATANNQHAAAVANSNSENNNTQHRHGSRPVHETHEEVSNIFKLISNTDTSQEGLAKLHEFKSRNADVDILPFLKGASVSFQKYIIDGLAELDAKNQGLGDGNNKAMAGNRVAASTINPDYWMERLNSLMTKTNPGQPNSATVNGQYSDNKITDENLNVNQLQQPKVNLLRKEVGGGLGSGLTVPMGGGGVGGVGGGNSGSISLHRRELLAQKLEQIKQQK